Genomic window (Streptosporangium brasiliense):
TGCGCGCGCGGATCGTGGAGCTGGTGGAGGGCGCACGCGGTCACCTGGGCTTCATGCCGGGACTGACCATGGACGGCCGCCTCGACGGCGGGGTGCCCGCGGAGATCGCCGAGCAACTGCTGGCCGTGCTGCGCGAGGCGCTGTCCAACGTCGTGCGCCACGCCAGGGCGTCCAAGGTGGAGGTGTCGGCCGAGGTGAGCGACGAGCGGCTCGTCCTGGTCGTGGCCGACGACGGCGTCGGGGTGCCCGCGGACGGCCGGCGCAGCGGGCTGCGCAACCTCCAGGAACGGGCCGAACGCCTGGGCGGCCATCTCACGGTCGACGCGCCGCCGCAGGGCGGCACCCGGCTGGTGTGGAGCGTGCCGCTCGGCTGACGCCGGGCCCGGCGGACCCGGACGTCCGGTCGCCGCCTGACAACTCCGACAGAACGCGGGACGACCCCTCAGCCTCCACGCCCCGCCCTGACAGACCACCGACTACGCGGGCGGGCCGGGCGCCCCCGGGAACTCGGCACAGGCTTTGCGCTCAGCCGGTCCGGGCAAGCAGGTCGAGAATCGGCCGCTCATAGAGGATGGCCTCCGACCTGCGTACAAAGTTGAGTGCCGACCGGAGGTGGGAGCCGGCCGCCGCGCGGTCGCCGCGGGCAAGCGCCAGGCGGCCAAGGCACAGGTCGGTAACCGACCATCCGAGCAACCGGCCCTCGTTCACAACGAGCCGGGCGTACAGCGCCGCCGCCTGGGCCGCGGCCGCCGCAGCCTCTGCGACGGCCTCAGCGGTCTCTCCCGGCGGCGCCGTGCTCTGCGAGGCCAGCCGGAAGCAGGCCTCGCTGAGCAGGTCGGGGATGAACCGGTACGCCAGGTCGCCCTCGATGTGCGCGAAGCCGTCCCGTGCCAGCCCGGCGAAGATCTCCGTCGCCTCGTCGCGCCTGCCGAGGTCAAGCAGGGCGGCGCAGCGCAGCACCCGCCACCCGGCCTGGTCCGGCTGGCGCTCCAGGGCCCGCTCGGCGATGGACAGCGCCCCCTCGGCGTCGCCCCGCAGACGCGAGACGACGCAGCGGAACACCTGGGCCCGGACCACTGCGTCATCGCGGCCCAGCGCCCCCTCGGGATGGATCCGCGCGGACTCCTCCGCCTCGGCGAGCGCCCGGTCGAGGTCGCCACCCAGGTACGCGCGGATGGCGGACAGCCACGCGGTGAGGCTGAGCAGGGCCGGCTGCCTGATCCGCCGGGCCGTCTCCGACAACCACTCCAGGAGCGGATCGGCGAGGCCCGTCTCGCCCTGCTTGACGAGCTCGAAGTACTCGGCCTCCCGCGCCAGCCACTCGCCGACCAGGTCACCCGTCCGGCGGGCCACCTCGGCCATCTCGTCGATCGTCGCCTGCCGATCGGCGTGCGTCGCGACCCCGCGCGACAGGATCTCGTAGGCGCTCAGCCCCCGCAGCAGCGACCTGTCGTCCCCCCGCCCGCGCGCGTGCCGTACGGCCTCGGCCGCGAGCGCGCGGCTCTCCTCCACGGGACGGGAGAAGTAGCCTGTGAAGGCGGAAGCCGCGAGGAGCTGGGACCGCCACGGTGAGTCGTCGCCCTGGTGGGCCCGCAGGGCCCGCTCGATCCGCCCGACGAGGGCGCCCCCCTCGGCCCACTCCTCGTACATCGCCCAGGCGAGCGGATCGGAGAACCCGAGGACTGCACGGGCGAGTCGCTCGTCGTCGCCAAGCGCCTCCGCGATCTCGGCGGCCTCCTCCAGCACGGCATGGACCTGTGTGCTCATCCCGGCCGCCGACTGGGCCTCGGCCAGTTCCAGCAGCAGATCGCACCGGAGCGGCTGGTCGGCCACGGGAAGCCGCGCGGTGAGCGCCAGGGCCTGCCGCAGGTGCTCGGCCGCGTCCTCGTAGGCGAACTGGGTCAGGGCATGAGCGGCCGCCTGCCTGGCGTACTCTATGGCCTTGACCGCCATCCCTGCGATGACCAGGCCCTCGCGGTAGTGGTACGCGAGCTCCGCCAGGTGCGTGCCCCGCCGCTCGAGCGCGGCTGCGATCCGTGCGTGCAGGCGGCGCCTGCGCAGTGGGGCGAGTCCGTCGCGCAGCACGTCCCCGACGATGTCGTGAGCGAAGCGGTAGACAAGGTCATGCTCGGTCAGCAGCCGCGCCTGCACGGCCGCATCGAGCACGTCGAGCACCTCCTCGCGCGGCACGCCCACCACGTCGAGCAGCACGTCGAGCTGCGCGTCGCGGCCGAGCAGCGCCGCCGCCGACAGCACGTCGGGAGCGCTCGCCGGCATGGCCGCCATCCGACCGCGCAGCGTGTCGGCGACCGCGCCGGGCGCCCCGTCCCCCAGATGGACGACCTCGCCGAGGAAGAAAGGGTTGCCGCCCGTCAGCCTGGCCACCTCCGCCGCCCTGGTGGCGTCCGCGCCCGCCCCGCGCAGGTACTCGGCGATGGCGTCCTCGTCCAGGCCTCCCAGCACGATCCGCTCGACGTGCGGGAGCCGTGCGAGCGCGGCGAGGGCGCGGGCGAGCGGCGCACCCACCTCGGTGTCACGGTAGGTGGCGATCACCGTCAGCTGTGGACACGACCGACTGGTGGCAAGGAACTCCAGCAGACGCAGGGAGGAGGCATCGGCCCACTGGAGGTCGTCGATGACCACCAGAACCCGGCCGCTTTCGGCAACGAGCCGGACGAACGCGTCGTAGAGTGCGAACTCCCCCGTCGCCCCCACCATCTCCGCCAGTTCCCCCTGCCGCCCGGTGAGTTGCCCGGCGATCTGGACCCAGAGCCAGAACGGCGGCGCGCCCGTGCCGTCCCAGCAGCGCCCGGACACGACCCGGGAGGCGTGCCTGGCCGCGTCCTCCACAAGGCTCGTCTTGCCGATGCCCGGCTCTCCGGCCACGAGCACGATCCGGTGCCCGTCCGCCACGACGGCCCGTCGGAGCACCTCCGACTCGGCGTCGCGGCCGATGAGACGGGTCTTCAGGGCCTCCTGCGAGACGGGGACGGCCACCCGCGGTGTGAGCGTGGGGCGTTGCCCAAGGATCTGCCCCTCCGGTTCACCGGGGCGCGGGTCCGGGCCGGGGCCCGGTTCCTCGCAGGGCCGCCCGCCGGGGGAGACCTCACGTAGCGTGCCGGCCGTCGCTCGGTCCCGCCACCACGTCAGCCCGTTCTGATCCGCCAGCCGGGCCAGGGTCCCGAGGTGCCGGGAGGCGGCGTCGTGGTCGCCCAGGGCGGTGGCGAGCAGGGCCAGATACCAGTCGACGGGTCCCATGCAGATCGCCGCCGAGACCGCGGAGATCCGCCCGGAGTACGGCAGCAGCGCCGAGTAACTCACCTGGCAGGCCGGCACGTCGCCGACCGCGGCCTGCGCTGCGCCCTGCAGGCAGGTCGTGGAGAGCCACGAGAAGTCCAGCGGCGGCGCGGGCCAGCCGTCCGCGGCCAGGGCCCGGGCCTCCTCCACGCGGTCCTGCGCGCACAGCTGCAGCACCCGGGCATCGTGATCCGCACTGGGATGGATGCCGGTGATCGTGTCGATCAGCGGCCCCGCCTCTGCCACGGTGCCCCGGTGGTAGTGCGATATCAACCGCCCGATCGCTGTCACCGCGCCCGCGTACCAGTAGCCGATCCGGGCGGCCTGGCGTTCGGCCTCGCCGTACAGGATCTCGGCGTCGTCGAACCGCCCGGCCAGGACGAGCCGGTTGGTCCGCCAGACGGTGTGCTGGAAGCGCGGCCATGGCAGGGACAGCCGCTCCAGCATCGCGTCACAACGGGCGGCGGCCGCGTCCGCGCCGGCCAGGTCGAACAGCTCCAGCCGGTGGTGGGTGAACATCATCTGGGCCAGCAGCTCGAATCCCGGCGTCCGCGTGCGCAGCGCCAGCTCGTGCAGTTCCCCGGCGAGCTCCAGCAGCTCGGGGATGTGCAACGGCTGCGGCAACGACAGGTGCCGGGCGTTCAACGCCCGCATCAGCAGGTACGGATCACCCAGCCGGCGGGCCATCGCGACGGCCTGCGCGGAGAAGACGTGCGCGCGCGGGTCGCCGGTCCCGTACAGCTCCTGGGCCAATCCGCCCAGGAGCAGGGCCCGCTCGTGCTCGCGACCATCGGGCAGCGTCCGCAGCGCGTCCTCGAACCGCTCCAGCAGCCGCAGCTCCACCGTGGCGTAGGGATCACGCAGCGTCCAGATCGCCGGGGCGTCCAGCGCGGTGAGCACCCGGGCGGTCAGGCCCGGGCCCGCGCCGGCCCGCTCGGCGGCGCGGATCGCCTCCGCGCGGGCCTGCCGCGCGCCGATCGCGTCTCCCGCCTCCAGCAGCGCGCGGACCTGCCGCAGCAGCAGCTCCACGTACTCGGCCGGGCCGCCCCCACAGGCGCTGTGCGCGGCCACCGCCCGGCCCCACCAGGCGGCGCCCTCCTCATAGGCCATCCGCGAGCCGGCCTGCTCCGCGGCGGCGCCCGCCCAGCGCGCGGCCTCGGCGTACGCGGCCGGGCCCGCCTCGACCGCGTGATGGGCGATGACGGTGACGTCCACCCCCGGCCGGCCGGACAGGGCGGTCATGATCGCCTGGTGGATCATCGCCGTCCGCAGCGGCGGGATGCCGTGGACGATGGCCTCCCGGACCAGGTCGTGGGCGAAGGCCATGGAGCCCCCTGCGGGGACGACCAGCCCGGCCTGGGCGGCCCGGTCCAGCGTGCCGTAGACCTCCACCCGCCCGGTCGCGGAGGTCTCGCACACCTCGGCGACCACGTGCGGGTCGAAGGTGCGGCCGATCAGCGCGGCGACCCCCAGAATCTCACCGGCCCGCGCGCCCAGCCTGCCCAGCCACCAGCGGATCAGGTCGGCGACCGCCTCGGGAATCGCCTCCAGGTCCCGTCCCTGGGCCAGCAGCCGGGCGCTTTCCCGGACGAAGAAGGGGTTGCCACCGGTCCGCTCGGACAGGTGCCCGGCGGAGGAGTCGTCCATCTCGGCGCCCATGGCCGAGGCGATCGCCCGCACGTCGTCCACCTCCAGGCCGGTCAGCCGGATACGGAGCAGGTTGTGCCGGGCGAGCTGGCCCAGCAGATCGTCCAAAGTGAGACGGAGCGAGCCGCCGGGGGACGCCGTGCCGTGGATCGCCGTCTCGTGGAAGGCCGTCTCCCGGAACGCGGTGACCAGCGTCAGCGGGGCGTCCGCCGCCTCGCCGCCCATCAGTATGGCGATGTCCCGGAGCAGTTCCAGTGAGGCCGGGTCGGCCCAGTGCAGGTCGTCCAGGACGATGACCAGTGGCTGGGCGCGCGCGGTCGCGGCGAGCCAGCCGGCGACGACCTGGTTGCGGTGGAGCAGCGCCGCCGCGGTGGAGTCGCCGGGCATCTCGTCGTTGAGGACTCCGTCCAGCGCCCGGCGCTCCGGCGGCGGCCAGACCCCGTCCAGTGCCCGCAGCACCTGCAGCCACGGCCACAGGGCCGGGGCTCCCTCCACGTTGTGGCAGCCGCCCCACAGCGTCAGGTAACCGAGGTCGGCGCAGTGGTCGCGGAACGCCTCCAGCAGGCTGGTCTTACCGATGCCCGGCTCACCGCTCACCGCCGCGACGGTCACGCCGTCACGGCCCGCGCGTGCCGGCAGCGCCGTCAGCTCCGCCAGCTGCCGCTCCCGGCCGACCAGGAGCCGCGGCGGCGACTGTGGGATGAGGGCCGGTGCCGCGGGGGTGGCCGGAGGAGGGGCCGCCAGCGAGTCGGAGTGCCGCAGGATGTCGTCCTCCAGCGCCCGCAGCTCCGGGCCGGGATCGAGGCCGAGCTGCTCGGTGAGCAGGCCTCCGGCCCGGCGGAGCACGGCGAGCGCGTCGGCCTGGCGCCCGGTGCGGTACAGCGCCAGGGCCAGCAGGCACCACAGCCGTTCGCGCAACGGGTTGGCGGCCGTCTCGGCCTCCAGGTCGATGATCACCGCTTGCGGGCGGTCGAGGTCCAGCAGGGCCTGAGCGCGCCGCTCGATCGCGACCAGGCGCAGCTCCCGCAGGCGGCCGGCGTCCGTGACGGCCCAGGCCTCGTCGCGGAACGGGCCGTACGGCTCGCCGAGCCACAGCCGCAGCGCCTCGTTCAGGGTGGCCAGCGCCTTGCCGGGTGGAGCGGACTCCGCGCCGGCGACGAGGTCGGTGAACCGGATCGCGTCGACGTTCCGGGTGGCCAGCAGGTAGCCGGGAGGCCGGCCGATGAGCAGCCGGGGCGGGGTGCGGGGGGTGCGGCCGGGCTCCAGGAGCCGGCGTAGGTTCGACACATACGACTGCAGACTGGACAGGGCACTGGGCGGCGGCGACGCGCCGTACAGGTCGTCGATCAGCGTGTCCGCGGACACCACCGCCCCGGCCGCGAGCAGCAGCCGGGCCAGCACGGCGCTGGGGCGCGGGCCGCCGAGGCCGAGTCGGACTCCGTCGTCGTCGTAGGCCTCCACGGCGCCCAGAACCCGAAACTCCACCCCAACCACCTACGATCTCAGCAAGCAGGTCGCGATGAAGATATCCAGCCGTCCGAAATCTGGGCAACCAACCCCTCTGGTGTCTGATGTTCTACTTGCGTGGTCTGGTCAGTTTAAGGAAGGCCCTAAACCGTGCCGCGGTCGAGCAGGTCCCACCACCAGGTGATCGCCGGGATGGGGAGGGGGTTCGCCGCCGCGATCGGTGGTGTGTCGGTCAGGCTTGAGGTGATGTGGATCGCGCCGGGGGGGGGTTGGTGTAGCGCGCGGTGGTGAGCCCGATGTCGATGGTGGCACGGATGCAGGTGCCCAGGGCGTTGACGTAGTGGCGCAGCGGGGCGCCGGCGGTGGGCAGCACCTGCTCGCGCAGCCGGATGAACAGGTGCGTCGTGTGGTCGCGCAGCCGGGTGGCTTCTTCCAGGGCCTGGTCGCGGGTGTGGCCGTACAGATCCATGAGCACGTCGACGAGGTTGGTGGCGATGCCCGGCCGGGTATCAGGGGTCTGTTGCGCGTACCAGAACTCTTTGCCGTACGAGGCCAGGTCGTTGTCCCGGCCGGCGGTGAGGCACGCGGCCTCGGTGAGCGCGCGCACCTTCGGGCTGTTCAGTTCGCCGGCGGGCACCTCCTCCTCTTCCATCATCGCGGCGAAGGGGAGGCCGGCGCAGGTGCCCAGGCGCATGACCGTGTAGTCGTTGAGGCTCAGTGGGGTCCCGGACGACTGGGCGGCGATCTGCCACGCCACGCCGAGCAGCCATGTGCGGTGCCCTTCTATCCAGCGCCGGACCTGGGCCGGGGTCGCGCAGCGCCGGACGCGCAGGGCGAGATCGCGGATGGGGGCGGTGAAGGGGTTGGCCGGGTCCGTGGTCGCGCCGTCGGGGGCTTCGAACAGGTGCATGATGCGGGCGGCGGCGGCGACGAAGGCGTCAGTGTTCGTGCTGCTCTCGCCCGTGTCGCAGAACAGGTCGTCGAAGACGAACATCAGGTAGGTCCAGTCCGTGGCGACCTGCAGGCGCTCAGGACTGGCGTGGGGCATGGCCTGGGCGCACCACTCCGCCGAGTCGGTTCCCGCGACCCGGAGCCGGGCGGCGTCATCGGGGCAGAATCCGTTTTCCCCGATCCAGTTCAGGCCGCGGCGCCTGCACTCTTCGAAGTTGTCATTGATCTTCGGGGGATCGGGCAATAGGCGGGCGGCAGGTCAATGCGCAACGGGGTTGTGATGGTCATGAAAACTCCTCGCGACTATTGGTGCGGGCAGGATTGTCAAGCTATATATGGGTCTCATTGATGCCTCGGATTCTGCTAGGACCAGGGTGCGTTCCGGCCTTGTCGTCCGTTTGTGGCTGCTACGGACTGACTTGTGATGGGGTCAAGTTCGCCCTGAACGACCTGACGCCGCGTTTGACGGCCCTCAAGAAAGAATTACGGAGGCTCGGGCGGCGACAGGTGGGCTTTGCGCGATTCACAAGGGTGACGGGCCACGCTGGCCGAGTCCGGATCGCCTGCTTCCGCATTTCGGGCGGAGCTACTCCTGAAGGAGAATTCCGATGCCGAGTGAGCTGAGCGGTGCATTGCCGAAAAGATCTCTGACCGGAGCGTTCTCCCACCGACCGGCTGACTCACCTGATGCGGTCAGGTCCGGAACGCGGGCCGGCACGGTTGAGTCACCCCTGCGGTCGCTTGCGGAGGCGGAGGCGTTGGTGCGGCCGGCGCTGCGCCAAGCGGTCGCGGAGCTGCCGGATCCGGAGCGCCGCGTGGCCGAGTACCACTTCGGATGGGCGGATGAGCCGGGGACGGATGGGGTCGCGTCCGGGGGGGAAGGCAAGGCGCTGCGCTCGGCACTGGTGCTGGGCGCGGCGCGCGCCGTGGGCGGGGATGTGCGGTGCGCGGTCCCCGGGGCCGTAGCGGTGGAGCTGGTGCACAACTTCTCACTGCTGCATGACGACGTGATGGATGCGGATCGGATGCGCAGGCACCGGTCGGCGGCGTGGGTGCGCTTCGGCATCGGGGCAGCGGTGCTCGCCGGGGACGCGCTGCAGGTTCTCGCGCTTCAGGTACTGGCCGGCACGGGGAACCCGGCCCTGACCGACGTGCTGATCGCCACCATGGCGGATCTCATGCGCGGACAGAGCGATGACCTCGCCTTCGAGGCCCGAGACGGCGTCACCGCGGCGGAGTATCACTCGATGGCCGAGCTCAAGACCGGTGCTCTGCTCGGCGGCGCGTGCATGCTCGGCGCTCTGCTGGGGGGGGCTCGTCACCGGGACGGGCGCGGGAGCTCGGCCGCTTCGGACGCCACCTCGGCGTGGCGTTCCAGTGCGCCGACGACAGCCTGGGCATCTGGGGGCGACCGGACCGGACGGGCAAGCCCGTGGGGGCGGACATCGCCGCACGCAAGAAGACGCTGCCGGTGATCATGGCGCTGGCTGGTGCGGGCGAGGCGGGCCGGCGTCTCGCCGCGCTGTACCGCCGGGCGGAGCCCCCCCGGCCAGGAAGAACGCACCCTGATGACCGCCCTGATCGAGGCGGCGGGGGGTCGGGCGGCGGTGGAGGCGGAGGGCCGGCGCCAGATCACACTGGCTCTGGCATGCCTTGATCGTGCCGGGCCGCAGCAGGCAGCGCGTGACGATCTCGCCATGATCGCCGAATGGGCGATGCGTCGCGACCGATGAGCGGGTGCCGCGGTTGTCCGCCGTACGCCCTGCTCCCGGGCCGAGACAGGAGACCGCCTTGATGTCCGCCCGGATTCCCCAAAAGCACTCACAGTGTCCAGACATCATGTGCACCGCTCGAGACAGGAGATAGTTGCGATGTCCGTTCAGACCGGCCGTGGCGCCGGATCGGCACGACAGGCCACCGTCATTCCCCTACGCCGTTTGCTGCCGATGCTCGCACGAGGTCCGGTGAACGCGTTCGCGGAAGTCGGCAGGCAGGCCCGCGGGCAGGTGGTCCGGCTCGACCTGGGGCCGTTCCGTCCTTATCTGGTAACCCACCCCGAACACGTCCAGCACGTGATGCGCAACAACTGGACGAACTATTTGCGGGTGGGCGAGATCTGGGATCCCATGCAACGGTTCCTCGGTACCACTCTCGCCGCCGAGGGGCCGGACTGGGAGTCCAGCCGGAAGGCTCTTCACCCCATGTTCACGGCGAGGCATGTCACGTCGCTCACCGGGGAACTGGCCGATGTGATCGCGGAACGCGTTGACCTGCTGGACGAGTTCGCCCGGTCGGGACGGTCGATAGACGCGACCGCGACGATGGCCGACATCGTGGTCGCGGTGAACACCACATTCTTCTTCGGGGAGAAGGGCTCTCTTGAGGACGGAGAACGGCTGGTCCGGGCATTTGACACGGCTATCAAGTGCTCAAGCATCCGCACGATCATGCCGTCCGTGCCCGCCTCCGTCCCGCTGCCCGGTGACCGTGCCTTCGCGAACGCCGTCAAGACCATCGACGAGGTGGTGTATCCGCTGATCCGCAAAGCCCGCGCCGCCTCCGAAGACAGCCACGATGTGGTCTCCGCGCTGTGCCGGGCGCGCGGCGAGGGCCATGACGGTGACCGGAAGGTCCGTGACGACCTGGTCGCCGCCCTCGTGGCCGGCACCGACACGACGACGCATACCCTGGCCTGGGTGTGGCCGGTGCTCCAGGCCCATCCGCAGGTGGCGATCCGGCTCTACGACGAGGTCGACCAGGTCGTCGGCGCCGGGCCGGTCCGCCCGTCGCACATCCCGGAACTGCGCTACACCAAGATGGTCCTGCAGGAGGTGCTTCGGCTGTATCCGTCGGCCTGGATCCTGCCGCGGGTCACCGGCGCCTCCGAGGAGATCGGCGGAGTGCCCATCGACGCCGGATCGACGGTGTTCGTCTCCCCCTATGCCACGCACCGGCTGGACGAGTTCTGGGACCGCCCGCTCGACTTCGACCCCGAGCGCTTCTCCCCGGACATCGACACGCGCCGGCACCGATACTCCTACTTCCCCTTCGGCGGCGGCCCCCACCAGTGCCTCGGCCAGCACCTGTTCTACATCGTCTCCCTGCTCACCATCGCCACCATCGTGAGCCGGTTCCGGCCACGGGTGCGCAACCCGGGACCGTTCACCCCCTTTCCCGG
Coding sequences:
- a CDS encoding polyprenyl synthetase family protein, coding for MPSELSGALPKRSLTGAFSHRPADSPDAVRSGTRAGTVESPLRSLAEAEALVRPALRQAVAELPDPERRVAEYHFGWADEPGTDGVASGGEGKALRSALVLGAARAVGGDVRCAVPGAVAVELVHNFSLLHDDVMDADRMRRHRSAAWVRFGIGAAVLAGDALQVLALQVLAGTGNPALTDVLIATMADLMRGQSDDLAFEARDGVTAAEYHSMAELKTGALLGGACMLGALLGGARHRDGRGSSAASDATSAWRSSAPTTAWASGGDRTGRASPWGRTSPHARRRCR
- a CDS encoding terpene synthase family protein; protein product: MPDPPKINDNFEECRRRGLNWIGENGFCPDDAARLRVAGTDSAEWCAQAMPHASPERLQVATDWTYLMFVFDDLFCDTGESSTNTDAFVAAAARIMHLFEAPDGATTDPANPFTAPIRDLALRVRRCATPAQVRRWIEGHRTWLLGVAWQIAAQSSGTPLSLNDYTVMRLGTCAGLPFAAMMEEEEVPAGELNSPKVRALTEAACLTAGRDNDLASYGKEFWYAQQTPDTRPGIATNLVDVLMDLYGHTRDQALEEATRLRDHTTHLFIRLREQVLPTAGAPLRHYVNALGTCIRATIDIGLTTARYTNPPPARSTSPQA
- a CDS encoding AAA family ATPase, with translation MEFRVLGAVEAYDDDGVRLGLGGPRPSAVLARLLLAAGAVVSADTLIDDLYGASPPPSALSSLQSYVSNLRRLLEPGRTPRTPPRLLIGRPPGYLLATRNVDAIRFTDLVAGAESAPPGKALATLNEALRLWLGEPYGPFRDEAWAVTDAGRLRELRLVAIERRAQALLDLDRPQAVIIDLEAETAANPLRERLWCLLALALYRTGRQADALAVLRRAGGLLTEQLGLDPGPELRALEDDILRHSDSLAAPPPATPAAPALIPQSPPRLLVGRERQLAELTALPARAGRDGVTVAAVSGEPGIGKTSLLEAFRDHCADLGYLTLWGGCHNVEGAPALWPWLQVLRALDGVWPPPERRALDGVLNDEMPGDSTAAALLHRNQVVAGWLAATARAQPLVIVLDDLHWADPASLELLRDIAILMGGEAADAPLTLVTAFRETAFHETAIHGTASPGGSLRLTLDDLLGQLARHNLLRIRLTGLEVDDVRAIASAMGAEMDDSSAGHLSERTGGNPFFVRESARLLAQGRDLEAIPEAVADLIRWWLGRLGARAGEILGVAALIGRTFDPHVVAEVCETSATGRVEVYGTLDRAAQAGLVVPAGGSMAFAHDLVREAIVHGIPPLRTAMIHQAIMTALSGRPGVDVTVIAHHAVEAGPAAYAEAARWAGAAAEQAGSRMAYEEGAAWWGRAVAAHSACGGGPAEYVELLLRQVRALLEAGDAIGARQARAEAIRAAERAGAGPGLTARVLTALDAPAIWTLRDPYATVELRLLERFEDALRTLPDGREHERALLLGGLAQELYGTGDPRAHVFSAQAVAMARRLGDPYLLMRALNARHLSLPQPLHIPELLELAGELHELALRTRTPGFELLAQMMFTHHRLELFDLAGADAAAARCDAMLERLSLPWPRFQHTVWRTNRLVLAGRFDDAEILYGEAERQAARIGYWYAGAVTAIGRLISHYHRGTVAEAGPLIDTITGIHPSADHDARVLQLCAQDRVEEARALAADGWPAPPLDFSWLSTTCLQGAAQAAVGDVPACQVSYSALLPYSGRISAVSAAICMGPVDWYLALLATALGDHDAASRHLGTLARLADQNGLTWWRDRATAGTLREVSPGGRPCEEPGPGPDPRPGEPEGQILGQRPTLTPRVAVPVSQEALKTRLIGRDAESEVLRRAVVADGHRIVLVAGEPGIGKTSLVEDAARHASRVVSGRCWDGTGAPPFWLWVQIAGQLTGRQGELAEMVGATGEFALYDAFVRLVAESGRVLVVIDDLQWADASSLRLLEFLATSRSCPQLTVIATYRDTEVGAPLARALAALARLPHVERIVLGGLDEDAIAEYLRGAGADATRAAEVARLTGGNPFFLGEVVHLGDGAPGAVADTLRGRMAAMPASAPDVLSAAALLGRDAQLDVLLDVVGVPREEVLDVLDAAVQARLLTEHDLVYRFAHDIVGDVLRDGLAPLRRRRLHARIAAALERRGTHLAELAYHYREGLVIAGMAVKAIEYARQAAAHALTQFAYEDAAEHLRQALALTARLPVADQPLRCDLLLELAEAQSAAGMSTQVHAVLEEAAEIAEALGDDERLARAVLGFSDPLAWAMYEEWAEGGALVGRIERALRAHQGDDSPWRSQLLAASAFTGYFSRPVEESRALAAEAVRHARGRGDDRSLLRGLSAYEILSRGVATHADRQATIDEMAEVARRTGDLVGEWLAREAEYFELVKQGETGLADPLLEWLSETARRIRQPALLSLTAWLSAIRAYLGGDLDRALAEAEESARIHPEGALGRDDAVVRAQVFRCVVSRLRGDAEGALSIAERALERQPDQAGWRVLRCAALLDLGRRDEATEIFAGLARDGFAHIEGDLAYRFIPDLLSEACFRLASQSTAPPGETAEAVAEAAAAAAQAAALYARLVVNEGRLLGWSVTDLCLGRLALARGDRAAAGSHLRSALNFVRRSEAILYERPILDLLARTG
- a CDS encoding polyprenyl synthetase family protein, which produces MAFQCADDSLGIWGRPDRTGKPVGADIAARKKTLPVIMALAGAGEAGRRLAALYRRAEPPRPGRTHPDDRPDRGGGGSGGGGGGGPAPDHTGSGMP
- a CDS encoding cytochrome P450, with protein sequence MNAFAEVGRQARGQVVRLDLGPFRPYLVTHPEHVQHVMRNNWTNYLRVGEIWDPMQRFLGTTLAAEGPDWESSRKALHPMFTARHVTSLTGELADVIAERVDLLDEFARSGRSIDATATMADIVVAVNTTFFFGEKGSLEDGERLVRAFDTAIKCSSIRTIMPSVPASVPLPGDRAFANAVKTIDEVVYPLIRKARAASEDSHDVVSALCRARGEGHDGDRKVRDDLVAALVAGTDTTTHTLAWVWPVLQAHPQVAIRLYDEVDQVVGAGPVRPSHIPELRYTKMVLQEVLRLYPSAWILPRVTGASEEIGGVPIDAGSTVFVSPYATHRLDEFWDRPLDFDPERFSPDIDTRRHRYSYFPFGGGPHQCLGQHLFYIVSLLTIATIVSRFRPRVRNPGPFTPFPGVALRPKQKIELGLVPVERSRHTAR